In Thermomonas carbonis, a single genomic region encodes these proteins:
- the eno gene encoding phosphopyruvate hydratase yields MTTISNVHAREILDSRGNPTLEAEITLADGSFGRALVPSGASTGTKEAVELRDGDKTRYLGKGVLKAVGNVNGAIADMLKGFDAQDQQGLDKRLIDLDGTENKGRLGANALLAVSMANAHAVAASKKLPLWRHLASISEHPAGWQPSLPVPMMNIINGGAHADNNVDLQEFMVLPVGFDSFSEAMRSGTEIFHALKSVLKGRGLSTAVGDEGGFAPDLRSNEEALETILEAIGKAGYKAGEDVLLGLDCAASEFFENGKYNLTGEGKRLTSEQFVDFLANWAAQYPIISIEDGLAEDDWAGWKLLTERLSGKVQLVGDDLFVTNPRIFRDGIDQGVANAILIKVNQIGTLSETLEAIAMAERAHYAAVISHRSGETEDTTIADIAVATTATQIKTGSLCRSDRVAKYNQLLRIEQQLGSEARYAGRAAFVSLAR; encoded by the coding sequence ATGACCACGATCAGCAACGTCCACGCCCGCGAGATCCTCGACAGCCGCGGCAATCCCACGCTTGAAGCGGAGATCACCCTGGCCGACGGCAGCTTCGGTCGCGCGCTGGTGCCGTCTGGTGCCTCCACCGGCACCAAGGAAGCGGTCGAGTTGCGCGATGGCGACAAGACCCGTTACTTGGGCAAGGGCGTGCTGAAAGCCGTGGGCAACGTCAATGGCGCGATCGCCGACATGCTCAAGGGCTTCGATGCGCAGGACCAGCAGGGCCTGGACAAGCGCCTGATCGACCTCGACGGCACCGAGAACAAGGGCCGGCTCGGCGCGAATGCGCTGCTGGCGGTGTCGATGGCCAATGCGCATGCGGTTGCGGCGTCGAAGAAGCTGCCACTGTGGCGCCACCTGGCCTCGATCAGCGAGCACCCGGCCGGTTGGCAGCCGAGCCTGCCGGTGCCGATGATGAACATCATCAACGGCGGCGCGCATGCCGACAACAACGTCGACCTGCAGGAATTCATGGTCCTGCCGGTCGGCTTCGATTCGTTCTCCGAGGCGATGCGCAGCGGCACCGAGATCTTCCATGCGCTGAAGTCGGTGCTGAAGGGCCGCGGCCTGAGCACGGCGGTCGGCGACGAGGGCGGCTTCGCGCCGGACCTGCGCAGCAACGAGGAAGCGCTGGAAACGATCCTCGAAGCGATCGGCAAGGCCGGCTACAAGGCTGGCGAGGACGTGTTGCTGGGCCTGGACTGTGCGGCCAGCGAGTTCTTCGAGAACGGCAAATACAACCTGACCGGCGAAGGCAAGCGCCTGACCTCGGAGCAGTTCGTCGACTTCCTGGCCAACTGGGCTGCGCAGTACCCGATCATCTCGATCGAGGACGGCCTGGCCGAGGACGACTGGGCCGGCTGGAAGCTGCTGACCGAACGCCTCAGCGGCAAGGTGCAACTGGTCGGCGACGACCTGTTCGTCACCAACCCGCGCATCTTCAGGGACGGCATCGACCAGGGCGTGGCCAACGCGATCCTGATCAAGGTCAACCAGATCGGCACCTTGAGCGAGACGCTGGAAGCGATCGCGATGGCGGAGCGCGCGCACTACGCGGCGGTGATTTCGCATCGCTCGGGCGAAACCGAGGACACCACCATCGCCGACATCGCGGTGGCCACCACCGCGACCCAGATCAAGACCGGCTCGCTGTGCCGCAGCGATCGCGTCGCCAAGTACAACCAGCTGCTGCGCATCGAACAGCAGCTCGGCAGCGAGGCACGCTACGCCGGACGCGCCGCGTTCGTCTCGCTCGCGCGCTGA
- the ftsB gene encoding cell division protein FtsB, producing the protein MKPVRVLLLLLALLLAGLQYTLWLGNGGHGEVSALRQQVATQQAENLRLQERNGALAAEVEDLKSGEAAVEERARSELGMVKPGETFYRVVEDAPAGAATPAPTPAASP; encoded by the coding sequence GTGAAGCCGGTGCGCGTGCTGCTGCTGTTGCTGGCATTGCTGCTGGCGGGCCTGCAGTACACTCTCTGGCTCGGCAACGGCGGGCATGGCGAGGTTTCCGCGCTGCGTCAGCAGGTGGCCACGCAGCAGGCGGAAAACCTGAGGCTGCAGGAACGCAACGGCGCGCTTGCGGCCGAAGTCGAGGACCTCAAGTCCGGCGAGGCCGCGGTCGAGGAGCGGGCGCGCAGCGAGCTGGGCATGGTCAAGCCGGGCGAAACGTTTTATCGCGTGGTCGAGGATGCGCCTGCCGGTGCTGCCACGCCTGCACCGACGCCGGCCGCAAGCCCGTGA
- the ispD gene encoding 2-C-methyl-D-erythritol 4-phosphate cytidylyltransferase — translation MSWALVPAAGSGRRFGGEVPKQYLCAAGKPLIEHALDALLSHAGVDGVVVALAADDAHWPGLASFHGKSVITCIGGGERADSVLAALHALPAGVSKDVLLLVHDAARPNLHADDIRKLIEAAKTCPDGAILAAPVRDTLKRSGAGARIARTESRDGLWRALTPQAFRRDLLLRALQSAKADGVVATDEAMAVERLGLHPALVEGREDNLKVTTPADLALAEFLLARRA, via the coding sequence GTGAGCTGGGCGCTGGTTCCCGCCGCCGGCAGCGGTCGCCGCTTCGGTGGCGAGGTGCCCAAGCAATACCTGTGCGCCGCCGGCAAACCGCTGATCGAACATGCGCTGGATGCCTTGCTGTCGCATGCCGGCGTCGATGGCGTGGTGGTTGCGCTGGCGGCGGATGATGCGCATTGGCCAGGTTTGGCGTCATTTCATGGCAAGTCGGTGATCACCTGCATCGGCGGCGGCGAACGCGCGGATTCGGTGCTGGCGGCATTGCATGCGTTACCGGCCGGTGTGTCCAAAGATGTGCTGTTGCTGGTCCACGACGCCGCCCGTCCCAACCTGCATGCCGATGACATCCGCAAACTCATCGAAGCCGCGAAGACCTGCCCAGATGGCGCGATTCTGGCCGCGCCGGTGCGCGATACGCTGAAGCGATCCGGTGCCGGTGCCCGCATCGCGCGGACGGAATCGCGCGATGGCCTGTGGCGCGCACTGACACCGCAGGCTTTCCGTCGCGACCTGTTGCTGCGGGCGCTGCAGTCGGCGAAGGCTGACGGCGTCGTGGCCACCGACGAGGCGATGGCAGTCGAGCGCCTGGGCCTGCATCCCGCGCTGGTGGAAGGCCGCGAGGACAACCTGAAAGTCACTACGCCCGCCGACCTGGCGCTGGCGGAATTCCTGTTGGCGAGGCGCGCATGA
- the ispF gene encoding 2-C-methyl-D-erythritol 2,4-cyclodiphosphate synthase codes for MSIDIRIGHGFDVHAFGDGDHVMLGGVRIAHDRGVLAHSDGDVVLHALCDAMLGALALGDIGIHFPPSDARWKGADSRAFVRQCDALLHERGWRVGNCDITVICERPKVGPHAQAMREVIADDLGIDVDAVSVKATTTETLGFTGRREGVAAQAVCLLVRT; via the coding sequence ATGAGCATCGACATCCGCATCGGCCATGGCTTCGACGTGCACGCCTTCGGCGACGGCGACCACGTGATGCTCGGCGGTGTCCGCATCGCCCACGACCGCGGCGTGCTGGCGCACAGCGATGGCGACGTGGTGTTGCATGCCTTGTGCGACGCCATGCTTGGCGCGCTGGCGCTGGGCGACATCGGCATCCATTTCCCACCCTCCGACGCGCGCTGGAAGGGCGCCGACAGCCGGGCATTCGTGCGTCAATGCGATGCGCTGTTGCACGAGCGTGGCTGGCGCGTCGGCAACTGCGACATCACCGTCATCTGCGAGCGGCCCAAGGTCGGCCCGCATGCGCAGGCCATGCGCGAGGTGATCGCGGACGACCTCGGCATCGACGTCGATGCCGTCAGCGTCAAGGCCACCACCACCGAAACCCTCGGTTTCACCGGCCGCCGCGAAGGTGTCGCCGCGCAGGCGGTCTGCCTGCTGGTGCGAACGTGA
- the truD gene encoding tRNA pseudouridine(13) synthase TruD — protein MTEPARAHGAPVLAARIRTSPEDFFVEELPAFEASGAGEHLLLTVEKRGMNTTFAAKRIATWAGVDESAVGQAGMKDRHAVTRQRFSVWLPKRVAPDIETLQSDDLRVLGHAWHVRKLPRGALAGNRFVLVLRDVDGERAAIESRLQAIAAQGVPNYFGEQRFGRGGNNVQQAVAMFAGRRFKREERAMLLSAARSALFNRVLAARVDAVTWNAALDGEVWMLDGSRSVFGPEAFTDELQTRLDAFDIHPTGPLWGEGELRSDDVARHVELAALGGDTAARIREGLERAGLKQERRALRLRPSDLAWTWRDDDALEVRFALPPGCYATTILRELGEVTDAASP, from the coding sequence GTGACCGAACCCGCGCGCGCGCATGGCGCGCCGGTGTTGGCCGCACGCATCCGCACCTCGCCGGAGGATTTCTTCGTCGAGGAACTGCCTGCGTTCGAAGCAAGTGGTGCTGGCGAGCACCTGCTGCTGACAGTCGAGAAGCGCGGCATGAACACCACGTTTGCCGCCAAGCGCATCGCGACGTGGGCAGGTGTGGACGAATCCGCGGTCGGACAGGCCGGGATGAAGGATCGGCATGCGGTGACCCGGCAGCGGTTCAGCGTGTGGTTGCCGAAAAGAGTCGCGCCCGACATCGAGACCCTGCAGTCCGACGACCTGCGCGTGCTTGGCCACGCCTGGCATGTGCGCAAGCTGCCGCGCGGTGCGCTGGCGGGCAATCGCTTCGTGCTGGTGTTGCGCGATGTCGATGGCGAACGTGCGGCGATCGAATCACGCCTGCAGGCGATCGCCGCACAAGGCGTGCCGAACTATTTCGGAGAACAGCGCTTCGGTCGTGGTGGAAACAACGTGCAGCAGGCGGTGGCGATGTTCGCCGGTCGCCGGTTCAAGCGCGAGGAGCGCGCGATGCTGTTGTCGGCCGCCCGTTCCGCATTGTTCAACCGTGTGCTGGCAGCACGTGTCGACGCAGTCACGTGGAACGCGGCGCTCGATGGTGAGGTGTGGATGCTCGACGGCAGTCGCAGCGTGTTCGGCCCCGAGGCGTTCACGGACGAACTGCAAACGCGGCTCGATGCATTCGATATCCATCCCACCGGCCCGTTGTGGGGCGAGGGCGAGTTGCGCAGTGACGATGTCGCACGCCACGTCGAGTTGGCCGCGCTTGGAGGTGATACCGCAGCACGCATCCGCGAGGGGCTGGAGCGTGCAGGGCTGAAGCAGGAGCGGCGCGCGCTGCGTTTGCGGCCATCGGACCTTGCATGGACATGGCGCGATGACGATGCCCTGGAAGTGCGCTTTGCGCTGCCGCCGGGTTGTTATGCGACAACCATATTGCGCGAGTTGGGCGAAGTCACCGACGCGGCTTCGCCCTAG
- a CDS encoding Smr/MutS family protein gives MRKAPPELDDRDDAELFRAAIGADRGKVRALPETPLPPSPPKPKPSAKMARRDEDAARDEFQHAVIASLEAGDVLSHRRDEIPPLVLKRLARGEYSPQEELDLHGLPAHIAESLLREFLRDCRIHGVGCVRIIHGKGRNSEERLPVLKNLVDRVLRQRADVLAFHSPPVAQGGTGAVLVLLEKR, from the coding sequence ATGCGCAAGGCCCCACCCGAACTCGACGACCGCGACGACGCCGAGCTGTTCCGCGCCGCGATCGGTGCCGACCGCGGCAAGGTGCGCGCCCTGCCGGAAACGCCGTTGCCGCCCTCGCCGCCGAAACCCAAGCCCTCGGCAAAAATGGCGCGCCGCGACGAGGATGCCGCCCGCGACGAGTTCCAGCATGCAGTGATTGCTTCGCTGGAAGCCGGCGACGTGCTCAGCCACCGCCGCGACGAGATCCCGCCGCTGGTGCTGAAACGGCTGGCGCGTGGCGAGTATTCGCCGCAGGAAGAGCTGGACCTGCACGGGCTACCGGCGCACATCGCCGAATCCCTGCTGCGCGAATTCCTGCGCGACTGCCGCATTCATGGCGTCGGTTGCGTGCGCATCATTCACGGCAAGGGTCGCAACTCGGAAGAACGCCTGCCGGTACTGAAGAATCTGGTCGACCGGGTGTTGCGCCAGCGCGCCGACGTGCTCGCCTTCCATTCGCCGCCGGTCGCGCAAGGCGGCACCGGGGCGGTGCTGGTGTTGCTGGAGAAGCGCTAG
- the surE gene encoding 5'/3'-nucleotidase SurE, with protein MRVLVSNDDGVDAPGIQALAHGLREAGHEVIVVAPDRDRSGASNSLTLDAPIRVVQIDDRRWKVYGTPTDCVHVAITGMLETAGLEPDIVVSGINNTANLGDDVIYSGTVAAAMEGRFLGLPAVAMSLVTADHNGRHYETAAKAAVEIIARLRTDPLPANTILNVNVPDLPWDEIRGFETSRLGNRHRAEACTPQQDPRGRQWWWIGAAGIEQDAGPGTDFHAVRTGHISITPIHVDLTRYQALEQVASWVGGLATTLEPAK; from the coding sequence ATGCGGGTCCTTGTCAGCAACGACGATGGCGTCGACGCCCCCGGTATCCAGGCGCTGGCGCACGGCCTGCGCGAAGCCGGCCACGAGGTCATCGTGGTGGCCCCGGATCGCGACCGCAGCGGCGCGAGCAATTCGCTGACGCTGGATGCACCGATCCGCGTGGTGCAGATCGATGACCGCAGGTGGAAGGTTTACGGCACGCCCACCGACTGCGTGCACGTGGCGATCACCGGCATGCTGGAGACGGCAGGCCTGGAGCCCGACATCGTGGTCTCCGGCATCAACAATACTGCCAACCTCGGCGACGACGTGATCTATTCCGGCACCGTCGCCGCAGCCATGGAAGGGCGTTTCCTGGGCCTGCCGGCGGTGGCGATGTCCTTGGTCACCGCCGACCACAACGGCCGTCATTACGAGACCGCGGCGAAGGCGGCGGTGGAGATCATCGCGCGCCTGCGTACCGATCCGCTGCCGGCCAACACCATCCTCAACGTCAACGTGCCGGACCTGCCGTGGGATGAGATCCGCGGCTTCGAGACCAGCCGCCTCGGCAATCGTCATCGCGCCGAGGCATGCACGCCGCAGCAGGATCCGCGCGGCCGCCAGTGGTGGTGGATCGGCGCTGCGGGCATCGAGCAGGACGCCGGCCCCGGCACCGATTTCCATGCGGTGCGCACCGGCCACATCTCGATCACCCCGATCCACGTCGACCTGACCCGCTACCAGGCGCTGGAGCAGGTGGCGAGCTGGGTCGGCGGGCTGGCGACGACGCTGGAGCCAGCCAAGTGA
- a CDS encoding protein-L-isoaspartate(D-aspartate) O-methyltransferase, translating to MIARMRLQPADIGSGLTGQRVRDRLIDWLRAGSADYEAITDERVLNAIRTVPRHQFVDEALAMRAYENNALPIGHGQTISQPWVVARMTEVLLQQGMPKRVLEIGTGSGYQAAVLAALGVEVFTVERIGDLLRTARKRFRTLGLHVRSKHDDGRIGWPEEAPFDGVIVTAAAASLVDALSTQLAPGGTLIAPVGPSGGQSLLWLRKDAEGAIVQRDLGPVVFVPLLSGMVDA from the coding sequence GTGATCGCTCGCATGCGCCTGCAGCCGGCCGACATCGGCAGCGGCCTGACCGGGCAGCGCGTGCGCGACCGGCTGATCGACTGGCTGCGCGCCGGATCCGCCGACTACGAGGCAATCACCGACGAGCGCGTGCTCAATGCGATCCGCACGGTGCCGCGCCATCAGTTCGTCGATGAAGCGCTGGCGATGCGCGCCTACGAGAACAACGCCTTGCCGATCGGCCACGGGCAGACGATCTCGCAGCCGTGGGTGGTCGCGCGGATGACTGAAGTGCTGCTGCAGCAGGGCATGCCGAAGCGGGTGCTGGAGATCGGCACCGGCTCCGGCTACCAGGCGGCGGTGCTGGCCGCGCTGGGCGTCGAGGTGTTCACGGTGGAGCGCATCGGCGACCTGCTGCGCACTGCCCGCAAGCGCTTCCGCACGCTGGGCCTGCACGTGCGAAGCAAGCACGACGACGGCCGCATCGGCTGGCCGGAGGAAGCGCCGTTCGATGGCGTGATCGTCACCGCCGCGGCAGCATCGCTGGTGGATGCGCTGAGCACCCAGCTGGCGCCGGGCGGCACCCTGATCGCACCCGTTGGCCCATCGGGCGGCCAGTCGTTGCTGTGGCTGCGCAAGGACGCGGAGGGTGCGATCGTCCAGCGCGACCTGGGGCCTGTGGTCTTCGTGCCACTGCTGTCCGGGATGGTGGACGCATGA
- a CDS encoding exopolysaccharide biosynthesis protein, whose translation MTADPLADSSLRQQLLAMIARLPDGSMALGDLLDQFGNDGLLLLTIFLTLVFLIPVSIPGVSTAFGAAILLVGLSRLRGKPLWLPARLRGRSIPTSRLRPALDRGLVWVRRLEKISRPQRLPALAQGGMAGVINNLAFILAALLLMAPFGFVPFSNTLPAIALLLFAIGFLQKDGGAVLLGHLANIATIVYFSVLIGGGGLAVKEMFKHFGLG comes from the coding sequence ATGACTGCGGACCCGCTGGCTGACTCCTCGTTGCGCCAGCAATTGCTGGCGATGATCGCTCGCCTGCCCGATGGGTCGATGGCGCTCGGCGATTTGCTCGACCAGTTCGGCAATGACGGATTGTTGCTGCTGACCATTTTCCTGACCCTGGTCTTCCTGATTCCGGTGTCGATCCCCGGGGTGAGTACCGCGTTCGGCGCGGCGATCCTGCTGGTCGGTCTGAGTCGCCTGCGCGGCAAACCGCTGTGGCTTCCCGCGCGCCTGCGCGGGCGCAGCATCCCCACTTCCCGCCTGCGTCCGGCGTTGGATCGGGGGCTGGTGTGGGTGCGCAGGCTGGAGAAAATCAGCCGACCGCAGCGGCTCCCCGCGCTCGCGCAGGGCGGGATGGCGGGTGTGATCAACAACCTCGCCTTCATTCTCGCGGCATTGCTGCTGATGGCACCGTTCGGATTCGTGCCGTTCAGCAATACCTTGCCGGCGATCGCGCTGCTGTTGTTCGCCATCGGGTTCCTGCAGAAGGATGGTGGCGCAGTGTTGCTGGGGCATCTGGCCAATATCGCCACCATCGTCTACTTCAGCGTGCTGATCGGCGGCGGCGGGTTGGCGGTGAAGGAAATGTTCAAGCACTTCGGGCTAGGCTGA
- a CDS encoding peptidoglycan DD-metalloendopeptidase family protein, translated as MATQGKTHEVGVARPLEWMAVVFVLAAVAGCGRSHVVREGASSRPRGADSPVRVSQPKYGATVLVQRGQNVYRIATENGLTALDLALWNDIPPPYTIHPGQRLRLYPGGQGSIATRPATPTKKPATPATSPRPPAPTPVVVPATSKLAWRWPADGNVVATYAGGNPTRQGIDIAGKAGQPVRAAADGVVVYSGSGLVGYGELVIVKHDDQWLSAYGHNRARLVNEGQLVKAGQQIAEMGRSGASRDMLHFEIRYNGKPVDPQQYLPKK; from the coding sequence ATGGCCACGCAAGGGAAAACGCACGAGGTGGGAGTGGCGCGTCCTCTCGAATGGATGGCAGTGGTCTTTGTGCTTGCCGCGGTTGCGGGTTGCGGGCGGAGCCATGTTGTTCGCGAAGGCGCGTCGTCGCGGCCCCGCGGCGCGGACAGCCCGGTGCGGGTGTCGCAGCCCAAGTATGGCGCGACGGTACTGGTCCAGCGTGGCCAGAACGTTTACCGCATCGCCACCGAAAATGGCCTGACCGCGCTCGACCTGGCGCTGTGGAACGACATCCCGCCGCCGTACACGATCCATCCCGGACAGCGCCTGCGTCTGTATCCGGGCGGGCAGGGCAGCATCGCCACGCGGCCAGCCACCCCGACCAAAAAGCCCGCAACGCCGGCGACCAGCCCGCGTCCACCCGCTCCAACGCCGGTCGTGGTTCCCGCCACCAGCAAACTTGCATGGCGCTGGCCGGCCGACGGAAACGTGGTGGCGACGTATGCCGGTGGCAACCCGACCCGCCAGGGCATCGACATTGCCGGCAAGGCCGGGCAGCCGGTGCGCGCCGCCGCCGATGGCGTGGTCGTGTATTCCGGCTCCGGTCTGGTCGGATACGGCGAATTGGTGATCGTCAAGCACGACGATCAATGGTTGTCCGCTTACGGCCACAACCGCGCGCGCCTGGTCAACGAGGGTCAACTGGTCAAGGCCGGCCAGCAGATCGCCGAGATGGGCCGCAGCGGCGCATCGCGCGACATGCTGCATTTCGAGATCCGCTACAACGGCAAGCCGGTCGATCCGCAGCAGTACTTGCCGAAGAAGTAA
- a CDS encoding Mth938-like domain-containing protein, with product MQLNLERPDYTYFLRGADGSGALVNERRLTRSFIIAPNALVEDWAVHDVRTLIPADLDALLALQPALVVLGTGAQQQFPPAAVMAACLQRGIGLEAMTNAAAARTYSVLAGEGRRVVAGFVLPG from the coding sequence ATGCAGCTCAACCTCGAACGCCCGGATTACACGTACTTTCTTCGCGGTGCCGATGGCAGCGGCGCGCTGGTCAACGAACGCCGCCTGACCCGCAGTTTCATCATCGCGCCGAATGCGCTGGTCGAAGACTGGGCCGTCCACGATGTGCGGACGCTGATCCCCGCCGATCTCGATGCGCTGCTCGCGCTGCAGCCAGCGCTGGTGGTGCTCGGCACCGGCGCGCAGCAGCAATTCCCGCCCGCCGCTGTGATGGCCGCCTGCCTGCAGCGCGGGATCGGGCTTGAAGCGATGACCAACGCGGCCGCCGCGCGGACCTACTCGGTTCTGGCCGGGGAAGGCAGGCGGGTTGTCGCGGGTTTCGTGTTACCCGGCTGA
- the yhbY gene encoding ribosome assembly RNA-binding protein YhbY, with amino-acid sequence MPIALTNAQIRFLRGQAHDLKAMLQVGGKGITDALAAEVDGALEHHELIKVKVAADDREARDAMIVELAERSDAVLVQRIGHVAVLYRPAKDKRQIVLPRA; translated from the coding sequence ATGCCAATTGCCCTCACCAACGCCCAGATCCGTTTCCTGCGCGGCCAGGCGCACGACCTGAAGGCGATGTTGCAAGTCGGCGGCAAGGGGATCACCGATGCACTGGCCGCCGAGGTCGATGGTGCGCTGGAGCATCACGAGCTGATCAAGGTGAAGGTGGCCGCGGACGATCGCGAGGCCCGCGACGCCATGATCGTCGAGCTGGCCGAGCGCAGCGACGCCGTCCTGGTGCAGCGGATCGGCCATGTCGCGGTGCTGTACCGCCCGGCGAAGGACAAGCGGCAGATCGTGCTGCCGCGCGCGTAA
- the rlmE gene encoding 23S rRNA (uridine(2552)-2'-O)-methyltransferase RlmE, whose product MATRSKSSQRWLKEHFSDPYVKKAQAEGLRSRAAYKLEELVDRDRLLKPGMVVVDLGAAPGGWSQWVRQELDQMERGLPDSARRGRVIASDILEMPSLAGVDFLHGDFREDAVLSNLLAMLGGERVDLVLSDMAPNKSGVDAVDQPRAMHLSELAMDFADGQLRIGGTFLIKLFQGIGFDEYVKELRRRYAKVAIRKPAASRKRSPEVYALAQGKLAQIK is encoded by the coding sequence GTGGCGACTCGCAGCAAATCCAGCCAGCGCTGGCTCAAGGAACATTTCTCCGACCCCTACGTGAAGAAGGCGCAGGCGGAAGGCCTGCGCTCGCGCGCGGCGTACAAGCTGGAGGAACTGGTCGACCGCGATCGCCTGCTCAAGCCGGGCATGGTCGTGGTCGACCTGGGGGCGGCCCCCGGAGGCTGGTCGCAATGGGTACGCCAGGAACTGGACCAGATGGAACGCGGCCTGCCGGATAGCGCCCGGCGCGGTCGGGTCATTGCCAGCGACATCCTGGAGATGCCAAGCCTGGCCGGGGTCGATTTCCTTCATGGCGACTTCAGGGAGGATGCCGTCCTATCCAACCTGTTGGCGATGCTGGGCGGGGAACGGGTCGACCTTGTGTTGTCCGACATGGCCCCCAATAAAAGCGGTGTGGATGCGGTGGACCAGCCGCGCGCGATGCACCTGTCCGAACTGGCGATGGACTTCGCCGACGGCCAGTTGCGGATCGGCGGCACGTTCCTGATCAAGCTGTTCCAGGGAATCGGGTTCGACGAGTACGTGAAGGAATTGCGGCGGCGCTATGCCAAGGTGGCGATCCGCAAGCCGGCGGCCTCGCGCAAGCGGTCGCCCGAGGTATATGCGCTGGCGCAAGGCAAGCTGGCGCAGATCAAATAG